From the Leptospira terpstrae serovar Hualin str. LT 11-33 = ATCC 700639 genome, the window ATCGTTTGCATCACGTCGGATGTTACGAATCGCCACTTTTTTTTCTTCGGCCTTTTGTTTTACAACTTTTGCAAGTTCCTTTCGTCTTTCCCCTGTTAGCTCAGGGATATTAATTCGAATGCTAGAACCATCGTTATTCGGAGTAAGGCCAAGGCTTGCAGCAAAAATTGCCTTTTCGATATCTTTCAACATTCCTTTTTCAAAAGGAGTGATAAGAATCACACGAGGTTCTGGGCAGGCAATTTTACCGAGTTGGTTTAACGGAGTCAGTGTACCGTAATAGTCCACTCTTACATCTTCTACCATCATAGGATTTGCTTTTCCCGTACGAATCGTACCGAAGTCTTTTTTCAAAGCATCAACAGTTTTGTCCATTTTGGACTGCATTGATTTTATAATTTCATCTACCATCTAGAATCACTTCCTCTGAATTGGAGATTAACGTACCGATAGGTTCCCCATCGATTAGTTTCCTTAAATTCCCTGCCTTAAAGATATCAAACACGATAATGGGCATATTATTGTCCATGCAGAGACTTAAAGCAGTTGAATCCATAACCTTTAACCGGTGTTTAATGGACTCCATAAAAGAAACTTCTAAGTAACGTTTTGCATTGGGATCTTTTTTCGGATCCGCAGTATACACACCGTCTACTTTTGTGGCTTTGAGGATGACTTCACACCCGACTTCCACTGCACGAAGGGATGCAGTAGTATCCGTTGTAAAATACGGATTCCCTGTCCCACCAGCAAATATAATAACACGATTTTTTTCTAAATGGCGAACCGCACGTCTACGAATATAAGGTTCAGCAACAGATTTCATTTCGATGGCAGAAAGAACTCGGGTAAACATTCCTTGTTTTTCACATGCATCTTGTAAGGCGAGACCATTCATTATGGTGCCAAGCATTCCCATGTAGTCTGCTGTCGCTCGGTCCATTCCGGACTTTGCTAAAGTTTCGCCACGGATCATATTTCCACCACCAACAACTACAGCAACTTCGAGACCTAAGTCATGAACTTCCTTGATTTGACCGGCGAGAGAAAATGTTTTATTGGTATCAATACCAAGCTCACCCTCACCGGCAAGAGCCTCGCCGGAGAGTTTGATTAAAATTCTTTTGAAACGCGGACTAGTTCCCACCTACTTGGAACCTCGAGAACCTACCAACAGTAATGTTCTCTCCAAATTTTGCAATGGCCTCTTGGAGAAGGTCATTGATGGTTTTGGAGTTGTCACGAATCGATTTTTGGTGAATGAGACAAATCTCTTCAAAGTATTTTTTCATTTTACCAGGAAGGATCTTTTCGATTTGTTCCGGTTTTTTGCCTTCTTGTTCGAGAAGGGCTTTTTGAACACTCATCTCACTATCAATTTCTGATTTTGGGATGGATTCTTCACTGACATAAAGTGGGTTCATCGCAGTGATTTGAAGGGCAATTTCTTTTCCAAGAGCTTCAAATGCTTCATTGTTGGCAACGAAATCGGTTTCACAGTTAAGTTCAACGAGAACTCCTGTTTTTCCTGTTCCGTGGATGTATGCGATTACTTTTCCTTCGCCAGTCTCACGACCTGCGCGTTTCGCCGCTTTAGCCAATCCTTTCTCTCTCAAATAAGTGACCGATTTTTCAACATCGCCACCGTTTTCTTCGAGGGCTTTTTTGCAATCCATCATCCCCGCGCCTGTACGTTCGCGGAGATCTTTAATTTGTTCGGAGCTAACTGCCATTACTCTTTCACCTCTGTAGTCGGTTTTACTTCTGCTTCCGTAGCTGCTGCTACTTCCGCTGCTTTTTTTGCTGCTTCAGGATCGACAGGGATGTCTTTTGCTACTGGAGGAAGTTCATCGTCCATAATGAATTTTCCGGACTCATCATACTCACCTTGGTATTCAAGAGCAAGTTGTTCTGCGTCCATATCTTCAGCAAAATTAGTTTGAATGACTTCTCCACCTGTTCCTTCGAGTACAGCATTTGCCATAGTATCAAGGAATAATGAAATTGCACGGATCGCATCATCGTTACCTGGAATTGGGTAATCGATTGGCTCTGGGTCACAGTTTGTATCAATCACTGCGAACACTTTCAAACCAAGTTTTTTTGCTTCTTTCACTGCAATTTCTTCTTTTTTAGGATCGATTACAAAAAGAATTTCTGGCACAACTGCCATATCTTTAATCCCACCAAGTGTTTGGCGGAGTTTTTCCAACTCACGTTTCAAAGAGAGTGCTTCTTTTTTAGTTCTAGCTTCTTGTTCGAAAGAGTTGTTCTCTTCCATTTGCTCAAGTCTTTTCAAACGAGCAATAGACTTCTTTACTGTGTTCCAGTTAGTGAGAAGTCCACCTAACCAACGGTTAGATACATAGTACATACTGCACGCTTGCGCTGCTCTTTCGATAGCACCACGAGCTTGTTTTTTAGTTCCTACAAAAAGAACTTTCTTACCTTGGCCGGTAAGTTTTTTCAAAGCGTCGTAAGCTTCTTTCGTTTTTTGAACGGTTTTTTGAAGGTCGATGATATGAATTCCGTTACGAGCTGTATAGACATACGGGCTCATTTTTGGATTCCAACGACGTGTTTGGTGACCGAAGTGTACGCCTGCTTCTAGCAGACTTTTCATGGAAATTACTGACATAGTTACCCCTTTTTTAGTGCGAGATATCCAGACGCTACAAGACCAACGATACTTGCAGGGGTTAGCTGGAACTCGACTTTAATTATGTAAAGCTCAAGTGATACTGGTGATTCGAACAAAAACCGAGAGAGGTATGTTGTGCCAAGAAGTCGGTCAAGGACCACTCCCGCCACGGCTCCCGCCATCAGTCCCAAAAAAAGCACCAAAAGTAGGTTCCCGATTTGGGTTTTGTTCATC encodes:
- the frr gene encoding ribosome recycling factor, with translation MVDEIIKSMQSKMDKTVDALKKDFGTIRTGKANPMMVEDVRVDYYGTLTPLNQLGKIACPEPRVILITPFEKGMLKDIEKAIFAASLGLTPNNDGSSIRINIPELTGERRKELAKVVKQKAEEKKVAIRNIRRDANDELKKQQAEMSQDEVKGHQDKIQKITDSYIAKLGELEKEKEKEITTL
- the pyrH gene encoding UMP kinase gives rise to the protein MGTSPRFKRILIKLSGEALAGEGELGIDTNKTFSLAGQIKEVHDLGLEVAVVVGGGNMIRGETLAKSGMDRATADYMGMLGTIMNGLALQDACEKQGMFTRVLSAIEMKSVAEPYIRRRAVRHLEKNRVIIFAGGTGNPYFTTDTTASLRAVEVGCEVILKATKVDGVYTADPKKDPNAKRYLEVSFMESIKHRLKVMDSTALSLCMDNNMPIIVFDIFKAGNLRKLIDGEPIGTLISNSEEVILDGR
- the tsf gene encoding translation elongation factor Ts, with protein sequence MAVSSEQIKDLRERTGAGMMDCKKALEENGGDVEKSVTYLREKGLAKAAKRAGRETGEGKVIAYIHGTGKTGVLVELNCETDFVANNEAFEALGKEIALQITAMNPLYVSEESIPKSEIDSEMSVQKALLEQEGKKPEQIEKILPGKMKKYFEEICLIHQKSIRDNSKTINDLLQEAIAKFGENITVGRFSRFQVGGN
- the rpsB gene encoding 30S ribosomal protein S2; this translates as MSVISMKSLLEAGVHFGHQTRRWNPKMSPYVYTARNGIHIIDLQKTVQKTKEAYDALKKLTGQGKKVLFVGTKKQARGAIERAAQACSMYYVSNRWLGGLLTNWNTVKKSIARLKRLEQMEENNSFEQEARTKKEALSLKRELEKLRQTLGGIKDMAVVPEILFVIDPKKEEIAVKEAKKLGLKVFAVIDTNCDPEPIDYPIPGNDDAIRAISLFLDTMANAVLEGTGGEVIQTNFAEDMDAEQLALEYQGEYDESGKFIMDDELPPVAKDIPVDPEAAKKAAEVAAATEAEVKPTTEVKE